From Taeniopygia guttata chromosome 3, bTaeGut7.mat, whole genome shotgun sequence:
CCAGGCTAAATAGAAAGGCATTTCCCACACATCAAAAATTCTCTTCCAGAAGATGGAAAGtaagtgtggaaaaaaaaggttgtCCTACTTAAGACACTGATGGGTACAAGAGTTTTGCGTAAGATTATTTTCAAGTCaagtaaaacactgaaaaacGTGTCaagtaaaacagaaaaacatgtgTCTAGGATGGAGATCACAATCTGTTTTTTCATATTTAGTTTCTAAAATTACCTCTGAATTCCTTTTAACCGTGTTTGCTGAGACCCTCTAGACTATTCCTAACATGACAAAAAAGTCATCTCTTTTAGAGCATTACATGTAAAGCCACACAATCAAATTAAAAGATGTTAAATACTAAATACAGTCTTGTCCTGATAATTCCTCACTACTTTTCCTCAGTAATTTTTCATCCGtcttttcagaaataaagtAAATCCAAACCATCTTGTTATGTCATCAGATTAAGGAAGGCTCAGTCATGTACTAGTAATGAATTTTACACAGGAACACAATTGTTAAAGGAACAAGGCAAGATTTACAAGGCTGCTAGACACAACTattttcagaacagaaatatttacattaatgaaattattaagTTCAGATTCCTTCTGGAAGTAATTTGCTTTAGTTTTCTGCACTGAAGTAAAAGATCAGGCAGTTGAAATTATCATACCAGTTTGGCTTGCCATTTGCAATTTGTATGTCTTTTTGTACAACATTCAGGTGAAAACTTAAGTACATACACAGGTCAacaaaaacattattaaaatctgttttataaCCATTACATAAAAACTCATAGtcacttaaaataaatttttgtaacttttgcatgtaaaaaaatgtttactgtGTGATTTAAACCCAAATAGTTAAACCCCAGCATCATTCCCATTAAAGGCTATTGTAGTTTGGCTAGTACTATTGAAGGGTCAGGAATAGACTAATACAcaggttttttcccagtttctccTCAGTCAGTAGCTCCCAATTATCTTGAGAGAaacaatattaaatatatattatatgatGATAGTTACTTACAATTAGCTGTTTCAAGCCTACAAATGACTGCTCTACAGAGTTGGCATTTAAAACTTGTCTTTTCACTGCAGCCTGCTCCCCCAAGAAGCGAAGCATTAGGTCTTTTACTGCATCTCCCTTGGTGTTCatggaacagaaaaagaaaacagataacaagactatttaaaacattatttcagcaaaataaaatgttatgtTATGTGTGTAATAAATGTAACTGCATGTGTATATACAGCATTGGAATGAAAACTTCTACATTTACTCTATATAATTtgctatattttttcttccatggaTAGGTTTCAGTTAGCATTGACACATTCAAGTTCATTTGCTTCTTCTTCTACTGTAGAAGATAATTTATAAGATCATTCACAAATCTTATAAAATATTCCTCAAAGATCTtaaaaaaaccagaaagttTAACAGGTATTTGTAATGTATGTTAACATTGAAAGGTGCAATCTATTGATCAAAAATAAACATGCACACACAGTAAGTGAGCCTTAAATAtccacagaaaataaactttgagAGATCATAAACCAAAGTAAACAGCAACCCTTCAACAAGTGTTTTAAATTTCAGAAGAACTAGCTGCAGGCATCAGTCAGAGAAACTGGGCTATGTGAGCTCAATAGCTGCCTAAAAAGAGACTGAACTGCATATAATAACAGCAGCGCTTAGCTATGACAAAGACAGTTGATATTAAGTGTTTCAACTTTCTCCATGGACAGTGATGGGAAatacatttctgttttctgtctaGCTTCTTAAGGAATGAGGAATACTGTTTCATACATGGAAATTTTTTACCTCTAATGATGTCACTTATCCTACGAATAAACAACAGATCTGCCTGACAGAAGAGCCCAAATAATTAAGAAAAGGAAGTGTGTGCAAAATGATGtaaatacagaataatttttaaatcccCCTAACAGTACTTTTGATCCAACAGTCCTTTGGTGTaggaaacattaaaaatgaaTCTAATGAAACAAAGGACACTGAGAAGAGAGGAACTCATGAAAAAAGGTATAATGGAAAGACtataaaaagcagatttttctgtCACTTTGAGAACACTGCTACAGACAATTTTTACCATACACAACCCAAAGTAAGTttaaaaaacaatgttttttaaatgattGTCAAAAAGTAACatgcagctgaaataaaaataattccgTATTTTTCTTGGTGTGATTTATCTACGTAAGACTTGTTTTACAATACACTTTCTGAGCAAGCAGGGCAAAAAATAAAGCCCCAAGCTCATCAATGCATATAATGTGAAATTTCAGTCCTTCCCTGAAGCACACTTAAGGTTCACTCACTGCAAATGCATTTTCAACCAACCTCTCTGTTCACTGCATGTAGCTGGGTTTAACATCTTGCATTAACATTCATCATTAGCAAACTATTCATACCAAAGCTGTAATGACCCTTGTTGGAAGTTACTTTAACATTGAAAATATACCTCCCACAATATTTCAGTTGACATTTCAAGCACTCTACAATTACAGTTACAGTTAAATGCACAATTTGCAGTACTATGGAACAACGATACCAAACTAGGAGATGTCAAATCAGTCAAGGCGTGCACTCAGGCCACAGAAAAGCAGTAACTGAAAGTGAGGAAAGTTTTCTAAACATAAAGCACTTCAGAACTTGTCCCTGTGAACATGTCTAGAAAACTCTTGTAATTCTTAAACAATGAAGAAAGCATTAGGATTTCCTTTAATTGCACTCATGATTTTACATCAGTCTTTCATAGAAATATATCACACGGACATTGTTAAACATCCTCCCTTCGATTATGTACTAAATGGTAGATCTGCATATTTGCACTTGCCCAGATTTAGGGAATAAACAGCAGAAACAAGTCTTTAATCCCTGACTGCGCTGAGGAAGGTGAAAGAGAACTATTGTAAAAAAGGAAGCTTGCAAAAAGGAGGCCATCATCCTTGGAGACTGGAGAAGGGATCACTCCATCTGTCTAAGTGAGTAGCTGTCAGGAGAGAAAGAGTACACACTGGAATAACTCATCAAGGTCTAATGGATATTTTGGGTACAACTGAAGGAGGAATAGCTTCCTCTTACAGTGTTCTGTTTCAGGCTAATTATCTGGCTCTGTGATAACAAGCTAATGTTTTAAGATAAAGCAAACCCAAGAGGCAGCACCAGTGTGGTGTATGTCTAAACTGGTATTTATTGCTTGTGACAGAAACCCAAGATTTTTTGGATAATTCATCTATAAGTCTGGACCTGATTCACTCCAGAAACTCTTCTGATAGCTCCTACAGACTGGGAAGTTATTGCAGACTGCTCTCTGCTTGCATATGACTATTGACTGATGGTCTTTGTTATGCATAATTAAGAATTAAAGCATCCAAACTCTAAACACCATCTATCTACACAACAATTCTATTACCCAGAGGCATAGATACCAAAGAGTAGGATTAGCCCgtttcaagaaaaaaaccaaaacatcatGATGgtcagcctggctgagcagccAGGATAAAATTACTAAGAAATCCTGGATACGTGTGAgtaaaatttcccaaattctgaaaaaaatgctttatgcCTTCTCACCTGTTAGAAATTgacagaagacaaaaaattacTTCTCACTACTATGTTGATTGTTTTGTGATCTCCTGtagcctttttcttttaattttggggTTATCCCTTCCTAGCAGCTTGCTGCAGCACTCAATTTTTCTTAGAGGTTATACCTTTCCATTGCTTAGGGAAGCTAGAAATGATGCCATTTCAGTCAGTGTTAACATTATTCAGACCACTGTGAACATGAGTGAAATTATTTCCCACTCAATCACAACAGGGAATTCCACAAAGCTGTCAGCTTAGAGGTGTGTATAAATTCCAAATGTATTATCTTACCCAGAGGACCAGAAATAAAGTACTTTAAAACACAAACAGCTTTGGCTTCTACAGAAACTGTCAACACTGGTTTTCAATGCAGCAAACAAATGTCACGATGAATAAATGAGATCTGGTTTTAGCCTCTTCCTGTACAAGGCAGCAGTGACACTGCATTTTCTAATTAGAATTGAAGTAATACATACAAGGTGACCGTCAGCAACAATATGAAGTACTATGACATACGGATTATTGGACAGATCTTCTACactattttgaaaatataatcaCAGAGGAAGATACAGTAATAGACTCTTACCTGGATATTATCAAATTTTAATCCAGGCATGGTGAGATTCTCCTTGTCTATGAACACAGTGCTGTACTGTTGTGTGGCAACTGAAATGAGAACATTTCTTGTCTCCTCACTAGGAATCCAAGCATCATTTCTTCTATCTAGTTCACTCATATTTAAGGCTGTGGCAAATGGGTCATCACTCCCAGCAAAAACAGCTTGGATTTGTGAGAATGGCTTGGGGGATTGAGTTATTTCTAGAGATGATGGGGGACCACCTGTTTCAGGTCTCCCATTTTGCACAGGCAAAGTAGGGTTAGATGAAGAACCATCTCCACCATTAGAAAGAGAGGACATTTGTTCTGGAACTGAAGAGCTTGCACTGGGATTactgacagaaataaaattggatGTTGTAAATGAATCAAAAAAATCAGAGGCTAAAGTATTAGTGTTAACAGTGTCACCAAAGAACTTGCTTAGACTAGGACTTGGTTGAACCACCTGTGGATTATACTTCACTGGAGTCTCTATTATACTACTAAAACTGGGAGATTTCACCATCTGAGGCTCAAAACCATCAGATAGGAACAACTGTGGCTGGGAACTAGCATTGTTTGCTTGGCTGAAGATGGTGCACACAGGAATGGGCTCAGTCTCAGAAGATGGTTTGGTAGTACCGGGTGACAACATTCGGTCCTCAGGTATGCTTTCATCATTATTTGGTTCTGTTTCAACAGGAACGTTGTTTCCCAACTTTGGTTCCTCCTTCACTGCTTCCTGAATTGAGTCTTCCTTTAAAGATGCCTGATCATCTGTTCCAATCTCAGAAATGTCTTTAGGAGTTTCTTCATGTTCTGTTTCACTCTCATTACTTAAAAACTCTTCTTTATCCActtctgtttgtgttttttgaTTATCTTTAATTTCCATTTGGTCTACTATCTCCTGAAGACAACCAAGTTCACCTGTGTCATCTTCACTATTGTTTGGGGAATCTGAAATAATGACACTCTCCATCATTTGTTCATTAAGTTTATctacaaaattatttgaatcCTCTGATATGGTTTGATTCCCTTCAGACTCAAATTCATCACCACTAAGATCAATGGTTTCCTCATGAAAGAGAACTTCATCCTGAGTTTTCTGCTGAACTATGTCTCTGCTGTCATCTTCACCTGAGGTGCTCTTTGCATCCTTAGCATTGCTTTCATTATTCTCCATAGTAACTGAAAAAGGAGAAGACACCACCAAACAATAATTAGTTTTATTGCTTGTATATTGCTCAGGTGCCACAGCAAAACTCCTAAGTACCATACAAATAGTGAAattcttgctttaaaaaatagtaatttcacTATTTCACATCTCCCCTTTGACATTTTTCATTTAAcatttaatcacagaatcaattctgaaaatattttctctttatcttTTCTACAAGTCGTAAAACTATTGAGATTGAAGACCAAATGCCTCCCACTAAACACACTTGAAACAGTATCATAGAATGGTACCAGAGAATGGTTTGGTATGGAAAAAGACCTTACAAGATCATCTGATTCTAAaccccctaccatgggcagggacaccttccactagaccaggttgctcagagccccatcccacCCGGCCTTAAACTCCTCCAGGTTTGGGACCTCCCCAGTTTCCCcgggcaacctgttccagtgacTCAACATTTGCCTTCCTGGTCGCAAGGACCGCTCGGTCCTGCTTCCAGCAAGGCGAAGCGTGGGCTGACGGCTGCCACCAGCGCCGCTGCCGGGCACGGGCCGGAGAagcccccgcagccccggcacgGACACCCGCGGCGGGGGCGAGCCCGGCCTCCCTCACGGcctcctcctggcacagccccgtGAGCACCCGCCCACCCGGACGCCCCTCAGGCCGCGCGGCCGCTCCATTTAATTCTATTCCGTTTCCATtctattccattccattccgttttgtcccgtcccgtcccgtcacctccgcgccgccgccgcgtcCCGCGCCGCTCCCCCGCACTGCGCCTGCgctcgggccgggccgggcggggctgcGCCAGCGCAGCTCCCGGAAGCGGCCGGCGACGGGCCGCGCCGAGGGTCAGAAAGCATCGGACGCGACGGCGggtgccgggctgggctgggggtgtcGCGATGGAGGACGACGCGCCGGTGATTTACGGGCTGGAGTTCCAGGTGAGCGAGAGGAGGTTTAGGGAAGGTCGGCAGGTGCCGGTCCTGCCTTCGAGAAGGCGCTGGCCGCGGCGCCGGGTGTGTGTAGAGGGGCAGAGGAGAGCCCGCCCGGGGGACCGGCTCCTCCCCGCTCCCCGAGCGGGGACCGGGGCACCACGGGCACCGCCGGGCTGCGGTGGCGTTTGGCGGCTTTTAGTGGCGTTTGGCGGCCGCGGTGGGTGTTGAGGGTGGCTGGCCGGCGGCCGGGAGTCGTTCCGCCCCAGGCGCTGTTCGCAGGGCCCGGCCAGGCTCCTTCACCCCGCGGCGCCGGGGCTCCTGCCCGGGCCGCGCTCCCACTCCGCCTCTGCCAAAGGCTGCGCCTGGCTCTGCACTGGTGCCAAAGCACTGTCCCAGAAATCCCTGATTCTGCcttgtcagaaaaaaaagattaaaaattgcttttctaaAGGAAAACACGAAACTTGTTTCCAGTAAGTTGCAAATTTTAGTTGGTTATATCCTACCATAAATCTGTGTGAAATTTGTGGGATGTCCCTGtactgtgtgtgtatgtgcattTGTCCCATGCGACAAATCTGTCCGTCACATCTGTATTTTATGGCTGTAAGGAAATGGAACTGTCTAACTCAGAAACTTACTGATCCTCTTCTTAGAGGAACACAGGTGTTGTGTTTAATGAGGTTTCTGTAAATTCTGGGAAAGCAGAGTGGGAGGGACCCTAATTCACTCCTCCTTTGCCCAAGGTCTTTACTTAGCTGTTATGTGTTGCAGCTGGCTTATCATCACTAGCCATTCTAGCAGTAATACCTGAGAAGAAAACCAGCACCTCCTAACAAAGCAGTTCATTCTACAGTAGATGTAGTAATAGAAATATCTACAtgtgcactttttttttccttttggcacCTTTGCTAAAGTATTTGTGAAAAGTAAGATACACAGATTCTTTGTAACAAATGTCCAGTGCACTGAATAGTGTGCTCTGTAGTCTACCAATAGATTTCATTAGTTAATTTTGTATATGATTGCATTATGTGATTGGCTTGAGATGGCTTTAATTTATACTTCAAAATTAATGAAACTTAAATCTCTTTTGCAGAAGAGACTATATATCCTGTACTTAATAAAATTCATATTTCATTTCTAGTAAGTCACATATAATCTATCTTCCAGGAATTTGGGAAAGTTAGTGTGTGTTGTCTGGGACCTCCATGGACCTGTGTATCCTGCTCCCTCCCATACCATATATCTGCTACACACTTCTCTCCTGTGAAGTATGTAACTTGTTGGAGTTGTCTGGCAGGAGGATAAAGCAAATGGATAAATAAAGTGGCTGtaataaaaggaaattactgTTAATACAGTtattaattacagaaaatactGTTAATACTTAGGGAGAGGgtgaggaaagaagaaattatttatgtgtAAGTCAGAAGGGGAGCGTAGAGATGAAGGCTCTGTTGCTGATCTCCATTAACTCCCAGTGTGTCTTTAAAACAAATTGCATCTCTGTACTTTCTGAAAATGGAGACACTAATATAGAAGCTGTAACCTAAAACTGATCTGGTTTTTCCAACTTCCATCTCAAGGTCTAACAAGAAAGAtgattatatttttaatcatCATTTCTTCTGTGTCACTAGATAATAATGGTTAGCTGTATCATCTCAATTATTGCTTTTTGTCTGAAAGCATCTCTTCAGACTAATTTTTCAgccaagttttaaaaattttggcTTTGCTTCTTATATTTGGGCTCTAGCAGTCAGTAAAAGTCCATCTTTGGCCACTGGAGAAAGTGTAGTTGTGTAAATGTGCTTTTCATCTGATTTAAGTGACCATGTTTATAGGAACATAAAGCTGATTCCTCCTAGGCACTATCCATCAATGAACTTAACATTATTTCTGCATGGTTTCTGTTCATTTCGATGTACAGAATGTGTTCTGATGTATTGACATATATAAGGTAACTTAGAATAATgaccaaatatatttttctctttttttaatctcttggGTGTGTCTGTACATAATATGAACATTATACAGACATGCAAATAATGTGTGAATGACATTATTTGTGACTTTTAAAAAGACAATCTCACCATGGTTGCTCTGCTTGTCCGGCTGCAGTGAAAATGAGAAGATTACGATGAAAATGTGAGATACTGCTTGAATTGAGGTACTGAGTGATGTGACTGTGGCTCATGATGGTGAATACcaagcaacagcagcagctgcagaacatTTCAATACCAAAGTGGTTCTTCTAAAAGGAATCTTGGTAGAAATAATCAATATCCTCAATGATAAGAATGTAATGAATGAAGTCCCAGGAATATTGCTGAGTGCTGTATTTTGTCAGTGAAGTGATGTTGTTCTTGTCCCATGTAGAGTTGACTGGGCTTTATTCTCTAACCTGAAATACATGGTATGTCTACCCCATGTTGAATTGGCTTTCATTTTCAGGGAGTCACaattttccccatgttttttCCTGAGGGTTTAAGCAGTGATGTTTTGAACAGGTGTGAAAGCACCACTGAAGGTCTCAAAATACCATGTTTGCCTTAGTTTAAGATTGACTAGATAACATTTATATCCCTGGAAATGAGCAGTGGGAAGAGGTGCTTTCTGGGATAGGCGTTTGGCTCAAGCCTACATCTTGCTTGTTTAAAAGCATGCAGAAGCCAGCCAGCATAATGAGATGAGGAAGAGGAACATAACTTATGCCAGAGAGTGATCATTTTGGAGCATGTGTTTAGCACATTTAATGAGTTTTGGGGATACCACAACACTGAGCTGAATTTCAGCATGCTGGATACTCCTACTGTATGTTGCATGGCAAAAGTAAATAGACATGTGAGGAAAAAGGACAGTGAGCAGGAGGCAAGGACCACAGAAAGCTTCCTGGCTGAGTACTGGGCCATAATGCCtatgggcagctccagcagcgccCTGAGATAGGGTCTGGCTGAAGCAGGCTTGAAAAATGTGTGCTGATGCTTTGATAGAATTAGTGTTCTGCATTGTGGTCATTGTGCTTCTTGAATGAGGGATACTTGGCCCATTTTGTGTTGTCTATTATATGTTAACAGGTTTTATGAATCTGAATAGACACTTGATTTTTTAGAACTTGCCTGCTTGCAAGAATAAGATGAAACTTAATTTCCCTAAAGCCAAATGTGTTTTCTTAGACTAAGGAACTTAAAGCAAAATACCAACTGAAATAGACTGTGGAAGACCTGTGACCAATGTGTGTACACCTACTGTCATCAGTAGGTATTGAGACTAGCTCAGCTGACTTACCTGTGATGGAGTAAAAGCCAGGTGTAGATTTACTAGAAGTGGTAAAAGCGGTCTTCcctggaaaatgtgttttgcctgtgagctccccagggaaggctgTGTTGGCTTTCAGGCTTGGCTCTGTTCCCAGTATGGGAGTGCAGAGCCTATAGCTCCTATGGGCAGTGGTGTTCTCTTCCCTGGGGGAAGCTTTTGTGTTCTCCTGTGGGCTCAGAGAACAGCCTAAGCAGAATGTACTTAATTACTTTGGTCCAGCTTTAGCAATGTCTTTGGAAGACTTACTTTGAAAATTGAATCAGTTTAAGAAACTGCCAAATAATGTCTTACTAAAATTCCTAGCTTTTGTGTCAGTTCTCTTTCTTCTCTAAGATTACTTGCCTCATGAGTGCCAATCCTGTATATTTTAAGCCTTTGTGGTTTAAAGTGTTACTAGAGGAACAAACGTAGCTAAAGTGGCAAAGCTCTCTTTACTAATCCCACAAAGATCTTCAAAATGCATGAAGTGAAACAGTTGGAAAGTATTTTTAGGACCCTTAAGCTATTAGTAGGATCTTCCTAGTGTTAGGTGTGGTACAGAAAAATGACAATATAAACATACAGTGAGGTGAACTTGAAGGAACTTTTACATGATGATTGTTACCTTCATGAGAAATGAATGAGTTTTCTTAGGATGACTGTGCTGTGCAGGTGTTTGTGTACGGATTGCATTTATCGCTGTTAGGGTTTACAGATTCTGTCAAGCTTTAGAATAGGGTCAATGCACTAAATATGTTGGTAGTGGGAATTCTTGTGCTGTGAAAGACTTCAGGAAAACAGCTGTCTGAGAGCATT
This genomic window contains:
- the TRAPPC12 gene encoding trafficking protein particle complex subunit 12, whose product is MENNESNAKDAKSTSGEDDSRDIVQQKTQDEVLFHEETIDLSGDEFESEGNQTISEDSNNFVDKLNEQMMESVIISDSPNNSEDDTGELGCLQEIVDQMEIKDNQKTQTEVDKEEFLSNESETEHEETPKDISEIGTDDQASLKEDSIQEAVKEEPKLGNNVPVETEPNNDESIPEDRMLSPGTTKPSSETEPIPVCTIFSQANNASSQPQLFLSDGFEPQMVKSPSFSSIIETPVKYNPQVVQPSPSLSKFFGDTVNTNTLASDFFDSFTTSNFISVSNPSASSSVPEQMSSLSNGGDGSSSNPTLPVQNGRPETGGPPSSLEITQSPKPFSQIQAVFAGSDDPFATALNMSELDRRNDAWIPSEETRNVLISVATQQYSTVFIDKENLTMPGLKFDNIQGDAVKDLMLRFLGEQAAVKRQVLNANSVEQSFVGLKQLISSKNWRAAVDLCGRLLTAHGQGYKKSGLPASHTTDSLQLWFVRLALLVKLDLFQNAEMEFEPFGNLDQPDLYYEYYPNVYPGRKGSMVPFSMRILHAELPQYLGNPQESLDRLHSMKIICTKILENLEQGLAEDGSMSNITQENRQASVQLWRSRLGRVMYSMANCLLMMKDYVLAVDAYHSVIKYYPQQEPQLLSGIGRIFLQIGDIKTAEKYFQDVEKVTHKLDGLQSQIMVLMNRAFLHLGQNNFAEAHRFFTEILRIDSSNAVANNNAAVCLLYLGKLKDSLRQLEGMVQQDPQHYLHESVLFNLTTMYELESSRSMQKKQALLEAVAIKEGDSFNTQCLKLG